The Streptomyces sp. R28 region CCGCTTCGCCGAGTACAAGAACACCGGCGCGGGTGCCGGCAGCGCGAGCAGTGACCGCCCGCAGCTGACCGACGGCCAGGCCGGTGGCCAGGAGGTCGCCGACTGGCTGGGGGACTGGACGCCTTCGGCTTCCTAGGCCGGTGGGTGGCGTCCTGCGGTCGACTGACGTGACTCGGCCGTTCGGCCGGGTCCGCGAGGCCGGGGACCCCCGGGTTTCCGGCCTTTCGGCCGAAGTGCGGGGCAGGTCGGCGCGGCGAGGGTGGGGGTCATGCGCACCGCACACAAGGCCGCACTCGCCGCCTCCGGCCTGCTCGCGAGCCCTCACCACGCTCAACGACCACCACCGGCAAAGGTCACACATTCGACCAAGGAACCTTCGTTCACTCCCAGGAGGCCGCACCTGCCGCAGCCCCGACACTCACTCATGCGCGCCAGAACACGCCCGTGCGCAGTCAACCGCCAGCAGTTCACAACCCCTCTGCCCGGAGGGCGGGCCATGCATCGCGCCCTGCGCGGCTCCCGCCTGTTGGAGGTCCGGGGCGGGAGGGGCCACGGGACATATCCCGACCCCGACTCCTGCACCACCCGCACGGTGACCGCCTATCCGACCAGCCGCCGACTGCCCGCGGGCGACGTCATGTGCCGTTCCTGACGGGCGAGTTCGGGCCGGGAAGGTCAAGGCAGGCGCGGGAGAACACCAAGAGCCGACCAACGGACGATCATGAATTCCCCGCGCCCGGCCATGTTTCCGCAAGGGGAACGTTTATTTGAAACTTCGAGCGTACGTTCCACTCCGTGAACTCAGACAGATCCGCCGGCTCACCGTCGGCCAGCACTGCTCACAAGCGGTTCGCCCTCCCCTCTCTCGCCCGCCGCGCACTCCTGCGGGCCGGGCTGACCGGGACCGCAGCACTGGGGGCCACCGCCGCCCTCGGTACGGGCTCCGCCTCCGCCGCCCCCCGCACCAGCGGCTCCGGTCGTCGCCCCAGCACCGCCGCGGAAGCCCTGCGTGAGCTCGCCGCGGGCAACCAGCGCTGGCGCACCTTCCGTGAGCGGCACCCCGACGAGTCGCCCGCCGTGCGGCAGAGTCTGACGACGGCTCAGCACCCGTTCGCCCTCGTGCTCGGCTGCATCGACTCCCGGGTGCCGCCGGAGCTGGTCTTCGACCAGGGCCTCGGTGACCTGATGACCGT contains the following coding sequences:
- a CDS encoding alpha/beta hydrolase — protein: MRARTRPCAVNRQQFTTPLPGGRAMHRALRGSRLLEVRGGRGHGTYPDPDSCTTRTVTAYPTSRRLPAGDVMCRS